The following proteins are encoded in a genomic region of Lemur catta isolate mLemCat1 chromosome 10, mLemCat1.pri, whole genome shotgun sequence:
- the TJP2 gene encoding LOW QUALITY PROTEIN: tight junction protein ZO-2 (The sequence of the model RefSeq protein was modified relative to this genomic sequence to represent the inferred CDS: deleted 1 base in 1 codon), producing the protein MPVRGDRGFPPRRELSGWLRAPGMEELIWEQYTVTLQKDSKRGFGIAVSGGRDNPHFENGETSIVISDVLPGGPADGLLQENDRVVMVNGTPMEDVPHSFAVQQLRKSGKIAAIVVKRPRKVQVAPLHGSPAFNHDDRAFEVMDEFDGRSFRSGYSERSRQSSHGGRSHSWEDSPERGRPHERARSRERDLSRDRSRGRSLERGLDHDYERARGRSRGRSLERGLDDDFGSRQHRDRDRSRGRSIDRDYGQAYDPDYERAYSPSAEYGRRAPRDARHPVARSREHLRSRSPSPEPRGRPGHAGQQDADRPIGVLLTKSKANEEYGLRLGSQIFIKEMTRTGLATKDGNLHEGDIILKINGTVTENMSLMDARKLIEKSRGKLQLVVLRDSKQTLINIPSLNDSDSEIEDISEIESNRSFSPEERRQQYSDYDYHSSNEKLKERPSSREDTPSRLSRMGATPTPFKSTGDIAAAVVTETNKEPRYQEEPPTPPPKAAPRTFLRPSPEDEAIYGPNTKMVRFKKGDSVGLRLAGGNDVGIFVAGIQEGTSADQEGLQEGDQILKVNTQDFRGLVREDAVLYLLEIPKGEMVTILAQSRADVYRDILACGRGDSFFIRSHFECEKETPQSLAFTRGEVFRVVDTLYDGKLGHWLAVRIGNELEKGLIPNKSRAEQMASVQNAQRDNAGDRADFWRMRGQRSGVKKNLRKSREDLTAVVSVSTKFPAYERVLLREAGFKRPVVLFGPIADIAMEKLANELPDLYQTAKTEPKDAGSEKSSGVVRLNTVRQIIEQDKHALLDVTPKAVDLLNYTQWFPIVIFFNPDSRQGVKTMRQRLNPASNKSSRKLFDQANKLKKTCAHLFTATINLNSANDSWFGSLKDTIQHQQGEAVWVSEGKMEGMDDDPEDRMSYLTAMGADYLSCDSRLISDFEDTDGEGGAYTDNELDEPAEEPLVSSITRSSEPVQHEESIRKPSPEPRAHMKRAASSDQLRDSSPPPAFKPEPPKAKTQSREESYDVSKSYEYKSNLSAVAGSEIPGASTKGYPPPVAAKPAFGRPILKPSTPVPPPEGEEVGESSEEPDNTPKSVLGKVKIFEKMDHKARLQRIQELQEAQNARIEIAQKHPDIYAVPIKTHKPDPSLPQHASSRPPEPQKNPSRLYQDARGSYGSDAEEEEYRQQLSEHSKRGYYGQPARYRDTEL; encoded by the exons GATTCCAAAAGAGGATTTGGAATTGCGGTGTCTGGAGGCAGAGATAACCCCCactttgaaaatggagaaacGTCGATTGTCATTTCGGATGTGCTCCCGGGCGGGCCTGCCGACGGGCTGCTCCA AGAAAATGACAGAGTGGTCATGGTGAATGGCACCCCCATGGAGGACGTGCCCCATTCATTTGCAGTTCAGCAGCTGAGAAAAAGTGGGAAGATCGCGGCTATT GTGGTCAAGAGGCCCCGGAAGGTGCAGGTGGCCCCGCTGCACGGCAGCCCTGCCTTCAATCACGATGACCGGGCCTTTGAGGTGATGGACGAATTTGACGGCAGAAGTTTCCGCAGTGGGTACAGCGAGAGGAGCCGGCAGAGCAGCCACGGGGGGCGCAGCCACAGCTGGGAGGACAGCCCGGAGCGGGGGCGTCCCCACGAACGGGCGCGGAGCCGGGAGCGCGACCTCAGCCGGGACCGGAGCCGCGGCCGCAGCCTGGAGCGGGGCCTGGACCACGACTACGAGCGCGCCCGGGGCCGCAGCCGGGGCCGCAGCCTGGAGCGGGGGCTGGACGACGACTTTGGGTCACGCCAGCACCGGGACCGGGACCGCAGCCGCGGCCGGAGCATCGACCGGGACTATGGCCAGGCCTACGACCCCGACTACGAGCGCGCCTACAGCCCGTCGGCGGAGTACGGCCGCAGGGCCCCGCGCGACGCCCGGCACCCGGTGGCCCGCAGCCGCGAGCACCTGCGCTCC CGCAGCCCCAGCCCCGAGCCGAGGGGGCGGCCAGGGCACGCGGGCCAGCAGGACGCGGACAGGCCCATCGGGGTCCTTCTGACAAAAAGCAAAGCGAATGAAG AGTATGGTCTCCGGCTTGGGAGCCAGATCTTCATCAAGGAAATGACCAGAACAGGCCTGGCCACTAAAGACGGCAACCTTCACGAAGGGGACATAATTCtcaag atcaatggaactgTGACTGAGAACATGTCTTTAATGGATGCTCGAAAATTGATAGAAAAGTCAAGAGGAAAACTGCAGCTAGTGGTGTTGAGAGACAGCAAGCAGACCCTCATCAACATCCCGTCCTTAAACGACAGTGACTCGGAAATAGAAG ATATCTCAGAAATAGAGTCAAACCGATCATTTTCTCCAGAGGAGAGACGCCAGCAGTATTCCGATTATGACTATCATTCCTCAAACGAGAAGCTGAAGGAAAGGCCAAG TTCAAGAGAGGACACACCGAGCAGACTGTCCAGGATGGGCGCCACACCCACTCCATTCAAGTCCACGGGGGATATTGCAGCTGCAGTTGTCACGGAGACCAACAAGGAGCCCAGATACCAAGAGGAACCCCCAA CTCCTCCACCAAAAGCAGCCCCGAGAACGTTTCTTCGTCCTAGTCCTGAAGATGAAGCGATATATGG CCCTAATACCAAAATGGTGAGGTTCAAGAAGGGAGACAGTGTTGGCCTCCGTCTGGCCGGCGGCAACGACGTCGGGATATTTGTCGCTGGCATTCAGGAGGGTACCTCGGCGGATCAGGAAGGCCTTCAAGAAGGAGACCAGATTCTGAAG GTGAACACACAGGATTTCAGAGGGCTGGTTCGGGAGGACGCCGTTCTCTACCTGCTAGAAATCCCCAAAGGTGAAATGGTGACCATTTTAGCTCAGAGCCGAGCTGATG TATATAGAGACATACTGGCTTGTGGCAGAGGGGATTCGTTTTTTATAAGAAGCCACTTTGAATGTGAGAAGGAAACTCCACAAAGCCTGGCCTTCACCAGGGGGGAGGTCTTCCGAGTGGTGGACACTCTGTATGACGGCAAACTGGGCCACTGGCTGGCGGTGAGGATCGGAAACGAGTTGGAGAAAGGCTTAATCCCCAACAAAAGCAG AGCTGAACAAATGGCGAGTGTCCAGAACGCCCAGAGAGACAACGCTGGGGACAGGGCAGATTTCTGGAGGATGCGTGGCCAGAGATCCGGGGTGAAGAAGAACCTGAGGAAGAGTCGGGAAGACCTCACGGCCGTCGTGTCAGTTAGCACCAAGTTCCCAGCTTACGAGAGGGTCTTGCTGCGAGAAG CTGGTTTCAAGAGACCTGTGGTCTTATTCGGCCCCATAGCAGATATAGCAATGGAAAAGCTGGCAAATGAGTTACCTGACTTATATCAAACTGCTA aaacagaaccaaaagaTGCAGGATCCGAGAAATCCAGTGGAGTGGTTCGGTTAAATACCGTGAGGCAAATTATTGAACAG GATAAGCACGCACTACTGGACGTCACTCCGAAAGCTGTGGACCTGTTGAATTATACCCAGTGGTTCCcgattgtgatttttttcaacccAGACTCTAGACAAGGTGTCAAAACCATGAGGCAGAGGTTGAATCCAGCATCCAACAAAAGTTCTCGGAAGTTGTTTGATCAAGCcaacaaacttaaaaaaacttGTGCACATCTTTTTACAG CTACAATCAACCTAAATTCAGCCAATGATAGCTGGTTTGGCAGCTTGAAGGACACCATTCAGCATCAGCAAGGAGAAGCAGTCTGGGTCTCGGAAGGAAAG ATGGAAGGGATGGATGATGACCCCGAAGACCGCATGTCCTACTTAACCGCCATGGGCGCGGACTATCTGAGTTGCGACAGCCGCCTCATCAGTGACTTTGAAGACACGGACGGCGAAGGAGGCGCCTACACTGACAATGAGCTGGATGAGCCGGCCGAGGAGCCGCTGGTGTCGTCCATCACCCGCTCCTCGGAGCCGGTGCAGCACGAGGAG AGCATAAGGAAACCTAGCCCAGAGCCACGAGCTCACATGAAGAGGGCTGCTAGCAGCGATCAACTTAGGGACAGTAGCCCGCCCCCAGCGTTCAAGCCAGAGCCGCCCAAG GCCAAAACCCAGAGCAGAGAAGAATCCTATGACGTCTCCAAATCCTACGAATACAAGTCCAACCTCTCTGCCGTTGCTGGGAGTGAAATTCCCGGGGCATCTACCAAAGGTTACCCTCCACCTGTTGCAGCGAAACCTGCCTTTGGGCGGCCTATACTGAAGCCCTCCACTCCCGTCCCTCCCCCAgagggtgaggaggtgggagagagcAGTGAGGAGCCGGATAACACTCCCAAATCAGTCCTGGGCAAAgtcaaaatatttgagaagatgGATCACAAGGCCAGATTACAGAGAATACAGGAGCTCCAAGAAGCACAGAATGCAAGG ATTGAAATTGCTCAGAAGCATCCTGATATCTATGCCGTTCCAATCAAAACACACAAGCCGGACCCCAGCCTGCCTCAGCACGCAAG CTCCAGACCCCCCGAGCCGCAGAAAAATCCTTCCAGACTTTATCAGGATGCCAGAGGAAGTTATGGCAGTGACGCTGAGGAGGAGGAATACCGCCAACAGCTGTCGGAACACTCAAAGCGTGGTTACTATGGCCAGCCTGCCCGATACCGGGACACGGAATTATAG